A region from the Gammaproteobacteria bacterium genome encodes:
- a CDS encoding hemolysin family protein, with the protein MTTILLGLGLLLVVGSALLTAAQTACVTVGESRIRTLVDEGFQEADKLSRLREEPGRFLDSYVLFDTVFNAGAAALWVGASARVGAGSLVISAVVAVGMVLVSGELVPRAVAQARPVRLALLGAPALLLLERLSRPLLYPVRRFARYWIHRPGDEGRSAQEREVSELAELGQEEGVVMPEEHELAERAFRLDETTAGDVMTPRVSIFAWSDSLTLGDIIEQLPEVPYSRVPVYGDSIDDVTGILYVREAYAAHSGGQANERLSELSREPFFVPGSLPLTRLLRDFQSRRIHMGIVADEFGGTDGLVTLEDLLEELVGEIVDETDPASEAIVRVSRTEAIVEGSTELREINYAMNVSLPHLEHRSLNGFLVERLGHVPAPDEVVVVAGVDIRIVEASETQILRARLRKVPSPGGEGE; encoded by the coding sequence TTGACTACGATCCTGCTGGGTCTCGGGCTCCTGCTGGTGGTCGGGTCGGCGCTCCTGACCGCGGCCCAGACCGCGTGCGTCACGGTGGGTGAATCGCGCATCCGCACGCTCGTGGACGAGGGGTTCCAGGAGGCCGACAAGCTGTCGCGGCTGCGGGAGGAGCCGGGGCGGTTCCTGGACTCCTACGTGCTCTTCGACACGGTATTCAACGCGGGTGCCGCCGCGCTGTGGGTGGGAGCGTCCGCCCGGGTCGGGGCAGGATCCCTGGTGATTTCCGCCGTCGTGGCCGTCGGCATGGTTCTGGTCTCGGGAGAGCTGGTGCCGCGGGCCGTGGCCCAGGCCAGGCCGGTTCGCCTGGCGCTTCTCGGCGCGCCCGCGTTGCTCCTGCTCGAACGGCTCTCGCGTCCGCTCCTCTACCCGGTGCGGCGATTCGCTCGTTACTGGATCCACCGGCCGGGCGATGAAGGCCGTTCGGCCCAGGAGCGCGAGGTGAGCGAACTGGCCGAACTGGGTCAGGAGGAAGGCGTCGTGATGCCCGAGGAGCACGAACTGGCGGAACGGGCCTTTCGCCTGGACGAGACCACGGCCGGGGACGTGATGACGCCACGCGTGTCCATCTTCGCCTGGAGCGACTCGCTGACCCTCGGCGACATCATCGAACAACTGCCCGAGGTGCCGTACTCGCGGGTGCCGGTGTACGGCGACTCGATCGACGACGTTACCGGCATTCTCTATGTGCGCGAAGCCTATGCCGCCCACTCCGGCGGGCAGGCGAACGAACGGTTGTCGGAGCTCTCGCGCGAGCCCTTCTTCGTCCCCGGATCCCTGCCTCTGACGCGCCTGCTGCGGGACTTCCAGAGCCGGCGCATCCACATGGGCATCGTGGCCGACGAGTTCGGGGGCACCGATGGTCTCGTAACCCTGGAGGACCTGCTCGAGGAGCTGGTCGGCGAGATCGTCGACGAAACCGATCCCGCGTCCGAGGCCATCGTGCGCGTCTCGCGCACGGAAGCGATCGTCGAGGGTTCCACGGAACTGCGCGAGATCAACTACGCGATGAACGTCTCCCTGCCCCACCTGGAGCACCGCTCGCTGAACGGGTTTCTGGTGGAAAGGCTGGGCCACGTGCCCGCCCCGGACGAGGTTGTGGTGGTGGCGGGCGTCGATATCCGGATCGTGGAGGCCTCCGAAACCCAGATCCTGCGCGCACGGCTGCGCAAGGTGCCCTCTCCCGGGGGCGAGGGCGAATAG
- a CDS encoding gamma carbonic anhydrase family protein, producing MALILSFNGHTPKVAESAFLAPTAVLIGDVTVGEEASIWFGAVLRGDNPEHGVVIGARSNIQENCVVHVGHWGPTVVGEDVTVGHGAKFESCEIGDNTVVGMNAVILQGARVGAGCVLAAGTVVLEDADIPAHSLVAGVPGRIRKTLEGASARWVEGGGSHYVRLSRRYMEELGLK from the coding sequence ATGGCGTTGATTCTGTCCTTCAACGGGCACACCCCCAAGGTCGCCGAGAGCGCCTTCCTGGCTCCCACGGCGGTCCTCATCGGCGACGTTACGGTGGGAGAGGAGGCCAGCATCTGGTTCGGCGCGGTGCTGCGGGGGGACAATCCGGAGCACGGCGTCGTCATCGGCGCACGCAGCAACATCCAGGAAAACTGCGTGGTGCACGTGGGCCACTGGGGGCCCACGGTGGTTGGCGAGGACGTAACCGTCGGCCACGGCGCGAAGTTCGAGAGCTGCGAGATCGGCGACAACACGGTCGTGGGCATGAACGCCGTCATCCTGCAGGGGGCGCGGGTGGGCGCGGGCTGCGTCCTGGCGGCGGGAACCGTCGTGCTCGAGGACGCCGACATCCCCGCGCACAGCCTGGTCGCGGGCGTGCCCGGGCGGATCAGGAAGACCCTTGAGGGGGCGTCGGCGCGCTGGGTGGAAGGAGGAGGCAGCCACTACGTGCGGCTGTCGCGGCGGTACATGGAGGAGCTGGGCCTCAAGTGA
- a CDS encoding RNA methyltransferase — MTGSRQRVLSKRRTRMLARLGSARGRVREGFVLVEGVRAAAEALASGVVVRFVVCSRALTRSSAGEELLAELEARGLTPDWVGEREMAALSATSSPQGILLVCEEPSTTLATAAATEARLLALDGIQDPGNLGTLVRTARAFDLTGVIALDGTVDPWNARAVRASAGSVFRISVVRAPWTEVSARAAGAQVIVADAAGRDAASLSVKPPWMLVVGNEGGGVRAEIREAANAWAAVPMAGAADSLNAAVAGAIVLYALTRR; from the coding sequence GTGACGGGTTCCCGCCAGCGGGTGCTGAGCAAGCGCAGGACGCGGATGCTGGCGCGGCTCGGGAGCGCCCGGGGGCGTGTCCGCGAGGGGTTTGTGCTGGTGGAAGGGGTGCGCGCGGCCGCCGAGGCACTCGCCTCCGGGGTGGTCGTGCGCTTCGTGGTATGTTCGCGCGCGCTTACGCGCTCGTCCGCCGGCGAGGAACTGCTCGCGGAACTGGAGGCGAGGGGGCTGACGCCGGACTGGGTGGGGGAGCGCGAGATGGCGGCCTTGTCCGCGACCTCCAGCCCCCAGGGCATCCTGCTGGTTTGCGAGGAGCCGTCGACCACGCTGGCGACGGCCGCCGCTACGGAGGCCCGCCTCTTGGCGCTGGACGGCATCCAGGATCCGGGCAACCTGGGTACTCTGGTGCGTACGGCGCGCGCGTTTGACCTCACGGGCGTGATTGCTCTCGACGGGACGGTGGATCCCTGGAACGCCAGAGCGGTGCGAGCCTCGGCCGGGAGCGTGTTCCGCATTTCGGTGGTGCGCGCTCCGTGGACCGAGGTGAGCGCCCGGGCCGCCGGCGCGCAGGTGATCGTGGCGGACGCCGCCGGACGGGACGCGGCCAGCCTCTCCGTCAAGCCGCCGTGGATGCTGGTGGTCGGCAACGAGGGCGGGGGTGTGCGCGCGGAGATCCGCGAGGCGGCGAACGCTTGGGCAGCGGTGCCCATGGCCGGGGCGGCCGATTCGCTCAACGCGGCGGTCGCGGGCGCGATCGTGCTCTACGCGCTTACGCGCCGATGA
- a CDS encoding purine-nucleoside phosphorylase, translated as MTPGVGPGDDFEAVVEALRARIATVPKVHLLLGSGLSGLERLVEVEEIVPFAEIPGLPSAGVAGHAGHFLFGRCEGAPVVVQCGRLHFYEGHPPWVIAAPARIAAAMGVRSSVVTAAVGGVDRRLRPGGLMLIDDHINLLARTPLPPPAQAGDANPFPDMSAPYDQELQKAALEQAARLGVRLARGTYAALLGPSFETPAEIRMVERMGGDVVGMSVVPEVLTLRARGVRVLAFAMVTNMACGVGMAPGAEGADAISHDEVLEVGNRAGAVLERVIRGMLAGGAFSA; from the coding sequence AGTACATCTGCTGCTCGGTTCGGGGCTGAGCGGACTCGAACGGCTGGTCGAGGTCGAGGAGATCGTGCCGTTCGCGGAGATTCCCGGCCTCCCGTCGGCCGGGGTCGCGGGTCACGCGGGCCACTTCCTTTTCGGGCGTTGCGAGGGAGCGCCGGTCGTCGTGCAATGCGGGCGGCTGCACTTCTACGAAGGTCACCCACCGTGGGTGATCGCGGCCCCGGCCCGCATCGCGGCCGCGATGGGCGTGCGGAGTTCCGTCGTTACGGCAGCGGTGGGGGGTGTGGACCGGCGGCTGCGCCCGGGCGGCCTGATGTTGATCGACGACCACATCAATCTGCTCGCGCGCACGCCGCTGCCGCCGCCCGCGCAGGCGGGCGATGCGAACCCGTTTCCCGACATGAGCGCGCCCTACGACCAGGAGTTGCAGAAGGCCGCGCTCGAGCAGGCGGCCCGGCTGGGCGTGCGTCTGGCGCGGGGCACCTATGCGGCCCTGCTCGGCCCCAGCTTCGAGACGCCCGCCGAGATCCGCATGGTCGAGCGGATGGGCGGGGACGTGGTGGGCATGTCGGTCGTACCCGAGGTGCTCACCCTGCGCGCCCGCGGCGTGCGGGTGCTGGCCTTCGCCATGGTCACCAACATGGCGTGCGGGGTGGGAATGGCCCCGGGGGCGGAGGGCGCGGACGCCATCTCGCATGACGAGGTTCTGGAGGTGGGAAACCGGGCGGGTGCGGTGCTGGAGCGGGTGATCCGGGGAATGCTGGCGGGCGGCGCGTTTTCGGCCTGA
- a CDS encoding MoxR family ATPase produces MRTLENTMVDDRDLLLLDRVGTVTQALRNEVAKRIVGQEAIVGGLLTALLANGHVLLVGVPGLAKTLLVSTLADALDLEFGRVQFTPDLMPTDITGTEVIEEDRTSGRRVFRFVRGPIFANVVLADEINRAPPKTQAALLQAMQERAVTASGETMPLAPPFFVLATQNPIEQEGTYPLPEAQLDRFMLELRIGYPDQREEEEIAMRTTGADDGLISPVVAAGELIELQNLVRRVPASPALISFAVRLARATRPSREAPIVTRKYVSWGAGPRASQFLVLGAKARAAMNGEAMPSIDDVSAVAADVLAHRLVLNFEAEADGRGTHDIIRELLEESRQWR; encoded by the coding sequence ATGAGAACGCTCGAGAACACGATGGTGGACGATCGGGATCTGCTGTTGCTCGATCGGGTCGGCACGGTCACGCAGGCGCTGCGGAACGAAGTCGCGAAGCGCATCGTGGGTCAGGAGGCGATCGTGGGCGGGCTTCTCACGGCCCTGCTTGCCAACGGACACGTTCTCCTGGTGGGCGTGCCGGGACTCGCGAAGACGCTGCTGGTGTCGACCCTCGCCGACGCCCTCGACCTGGAGTTCGGCCGCGTCCAGTTCACGCCCGATCTGATGCCCACGGACATCACCGGCACCGAGGTGATCGAGGAGGACCGGACTTCCGGGCGGCGGGTGTTCCGCTTCGTGCGCGGACCCATTTTCGCCAACGTGGTGCTCGCGGACGAGATCAACCGGGCACCGCCGAAGACCCAGGCGGCGCTCTTGCAGGCCATGCAGGAACGGGCGGTCACGGCATCGGGCGAAACCATGCCCCTCGCTCCTCCGTTCTTCGTGCTGGCGACACAGAATCCCATCGAGCAGGAGGGCACGTATCCTCTTCCGGAAGCGCAGCTTGACCGCTTCATGCTCGAGCTGCGGATCGGCTATCCCGATCAGCGGGAGGAGGAAGAGATCGCCATGAGGACCACCGGCGCCGACGACGGCCTCATCTCGCCCGTCGTTGCCGCGGGAGAGCTGATCGAGCTCCAGAACCTGGTGCGGCGCGTGCCCGCTTCGCCGGCGCTCATCTCCTTCGCGGTCCGTCTCGCGCGCGCGACCCGCCCCTCTCGGGAAGCGCCCATCGTCACGAGGAAGTACGTGAGCTGGGGAGCCGGGCCGCGCGCCTCCCAGTTTCTCGTGCTGGGCGCCAAGGCGCGCGCCGCGATGAACGGCGAGGCAATGCCGTCGATCGACGACGTGAGCGCCGTGGCGGCCGACGTGCTGGCGCATCGCCTGGTGCTGAACTTCGAGGCGGAAGCCGACGGCCGCGGCACGCACGACATCATTCGCGAGCTGCTTGAGGAGAGCCGCCAGTGGAGGTAG
- the atpB gene encoding F0F1 ATP synthase subunit A, giving the protein MIAAALLQEGHGAPAHGAEGEGLDLGGTLMHHIVDAHEIEGPLGAVWHLPEWEPLHLGPLAVNLSPTKHVVFLLLAAVICGLLFTLVGRTARRRKVHEAPSGFANAIEALVLYFRDEVVRKNIGEGADKYTSFILTLFFFILTMNLLGLVPWGASATGNISVTAVLAIVTFLVVEVSGFRALGPAGYARTIFFVPAGIPGWMKPVMLLVMIPVEVVSKLTKPFALAVRLFANMTAGHTLIFSLLGLIFIFAQLTFARWAVAGASVTATTLMMVLELFVAFLQAYIFAMLSAVFIGLIRHAH; this is encoded by the coding sequence ATGATCGCGGCCGCGCTGCTGCAGGAGGGGCACGGTGCGCCCGCCCACGGGGCGGAGGGCGAAGGGCTGGATCTCGGCGGCACCCTGATGCACCACATCGTGGATGCCCACGAAATCGAAGGTCCGCTCGGTGCGGTGTGGCATCTGCCGGAGTGGGAGCCCCTCCACCTCGGGCCCCTCGCGGTCAACCTGTCGCCCACCAAACACGTCGTGTTCCTCTTGCTGGCGGCGGTGATCTGCGGGTTGCTGTTCACGTTGGTCGGCCGCACCGCGCGGCGGCGCAAGGTACACGAGGCACCCTCGGGGTTCGCGAACGCGATCGAAGCGCTGGTGCTCTACTTCCGGGACGAGGTGGTGCGCAAGAACATCGGCGAGGGCGCCGACAAGTACACGTCCTTCATTCTGACGCTCTTTTTCTTCATCCTCACCATGAACCTCCTTGGGCTGGTCCCCTGGGGGGCTTCGGCGACGGGAAACATCTCCGTTACCGCGGTGCTCGCGATCGTCACCTTCCTGGTTGTCGAAGTGTCCGGGTTCCGCGCCCTCGGTCCAGCGGGCTACGCGCGCACCATCTTCTTCGTCCCCGCCGGCATTCCCGGGTGGATGAAGCCGGTCATGCTGCTGGTCATGATCCCGGTCGAGGTGGTGAGCAAGCTGACCAAGCCCTTCGCCCTCGCCGTCCGTCTCTTCGCCAACATGACGGCGGGACACACGCTCATTTTCTCTCTCCTGGGCCTCATCTTCATCTTCGCGCAGCTCACCTTCGCAAGATGGGCGGTCGCCGGCGCTTCCGTGACGGCCACCACGCTGATGATGGTCCTCGAGTTGTTCGTGGCCTTCCTGCAGGCCTACATCTTCGCCATGCTCTCGGCCGTCTTCATCGGCCTGATCCGCCACGCCCACTGA
- a CDS encoding prepilin peptidase: MTDPVVLALVGLVGLALGSFLNVCVARWPRGGSVVGPRSACPACSAPIRWYDQIPVVNWSLLRGRCRKCGARVSLSYPLVETAGAAICVLVVLTRGMSLEAAAAAFFLLVLLGIALTDARFYLIPDQFSLGGAAAGLALSLAPGGIAPGSATTGVVVGFGGMWLVGAAGTWVLARARPGRLEEAGREHARGRRRARGARGVRVLARPRGQLAALLPTLPVMVLVGWWFGPVGVAAAVAACAAGLAVLVAWVEGLGEDADSTAPVTPGAVLGGGDVKMMALVGSFTGPWGAVLTVFLAALAGILAYLKLRLLLRTRHLVPLGVFLAVGATITLWWGDALLAWYLRLSGLT; the protein is encoded by the coding sequence ATGACCGATCCGGTAGTGCTCGCCCTTGTCGGGCTGGTCGGCCTGGCGCTCGGGTCTTTCCTCAACGTCTGCGTGGCGCGCTGGCCGCGCGGTGGTTCGGTTGTGGGGCCGCGCTCGGCGTGCCCGGCGTGCTCGGCGCCGATCCGCTGGTACGACCAGATCCCGGTGGTGAACTGGTCCCTGCTGCGCGGCCGCTGCAGAAAGTGCGGTGCCCGCGTCTCCCTGTCGTATCCGCTGGTGGAGACGGCCGGCGCCGCAATCTGCGTGCTCGTCGTCCTGACCCGCGGTATGAGCCTGGAGGCGGCCGCCGCCGCCTTCTTCCTGCTCGTCCTGCTGGGCATCGCGCTCACCGACGCGCGCTTCTACCTGATCCCCGACCAGTTCTCCCTGGGCGGCGCGGCGGCGGGCCTGGCGCTCTCGCTCGCGCCGGGAGGAATCGCTCCCGGCAGTGCGACCACGGGGGTGGTGGTGGGGTTCGGGGGGATGTGGCTGGTGGGCGCGGCGGGCACCTGGGTGCTCGCGCGCGCTCGTCCCGGCCGGCTGGAGGAGGCCGGCCGGGAACACGCCCGGGGCCGCCGGCGGGCTCGTGGCGCACGGGGGGTGCGCGTCCTGGCGAGGCCGCGCGGCCAGCTGGCGGCGCTGCTGCCGACCCTTCCCGTGATGGTGCTGGTCGGATGGTGGTTCGGGCCGGTCGGCGTAGCTGCGGCGGTGGCGGCCTGCGCGGCCGGATTGGCCGTCCTGGTCGCCTGGGTGGAGGGATTGGGCGAGGACGCGGACTCCACCGCGCCCGTGACCCCGGGAGCCGTGCTGGGAGGAGGCGACGTCAAGATGATGGCGCTGGTGGGTTCGTTCACCGGCCCGTGGGGCGCGGTTCTGACCGTATTCCTGGCAGCCCTCGCGGGTATCCTGGCCTACCTCAAGCTGCGGCTGCTGCTGAGAACCCGCCACCTGGTTCCCCTCGGCGTGTTCCTGGCGGTCGGCGCCACCATCACCCTGTGGTGGGGTGACGCCCTCCTCGCCTGGTATCTGCGGCTGTCCGGGCTCACTTGA
- a CDS encoding AtpZ/AtpI family protein, translating into MGDEKPPRAPAGDPWNPRADAARVAGQGLTLALATGLFLWVGWWLDNRLGTVPVFTVLGAFVGAAAGLYSLYYHVVLEPRRQREREEHER; encoded by the coding sequence GTGGGCGACGAAAAGCCCCCGCGAGCTCCGGCAGGAGATCCGTGGAATCCTCGGGCAGATGCAGCCCGCGTTGCGGGCCAGGGGCTGACCCTGGCGCTCGCGACCGGGCTGTTCCTGTGGGTGGGCTGGTGGCTGGACAACCGGCTGGGGACGGTGCCGGTGTTCACCGTCCTGGGCGCCTTCGTCGGAGCGGCCGCGGGCTTGTACAGCCTCTACTACCACGTCGTCCTGGAACCACGCCGGCAGAGAGAACGGGAAGAACACGAGCGATGA
- the thiD gene encoding bifunctional hydroxymethylpyrimidine kinase/phosphomethylpyrimidine kinase gives MPTAPETGPGSLPVALTIAGSDSGGGAGIQADLKTFHAFGVFGTSAVTAITAQNTLGVTAVHPVPAEVVRAQIDAVAADLHPRALKTGMLATGELVDTVAEAIAAHQLRAFVMDPVMVAASGHRLLQPDAEATLARRLVPLAALVTPNLHEAELLTGQEVASLAAMKAAARHLVKMGSRAALVKGGHLPSGEAADVFWDGNEERIWRRPRIATRHVHGTGCTLSAAVAAGLARGAPLPCAVDAAIDFVARAIASAPGLGAGGGPINHFAGPRTGRD, from the coding sequence ATGCCCACTGCACCAGAAACAGGCCCCGGCTCGCTGCCGGTCGCACTCACCATAGCGGGAAGCGACTCCGGCGGCGGCGCGGGCATTCAGGCGGATCTCAAGACCTTCCACGCCTTCGGTGTGTTCGGCACCTCGGCGGTGACCGCCATCACCGCCCAGAACACCCTCGGGGTGACGGCAGTCCACCCCGTTCCGGCGGAGGTGGTGCGCGCGCAGATCGACGCGGTCGCCGCGGATCTTCATCCACGCGCCCTCAAGACCGGCATGCTGGCAACCGGCGAACTGGTCGACACCGTCGCCGAGGCCATCGCCGCCCACCAACTGCGCGCCTTCGTGATGGACCCGGTCATGGTCGCCGCCAGCGGTCATCGCCTGCTCCAACCCGACGCCGAAGCCACGCTGGCCCGCCGCCTGGTCCCGCTGGCCGCGCTGGTGACGCCCAACCTGCACGAGGCGGAGTTGCTCACCGGCCAGGAGGTCGCATCGCTCGCGGCGATGAAGGCGGCGGCCCGGCACCTGGTCAAGATGGGGTCGCGCGCGGCGCTGGTGAAGGGCGGCCACCTGCCCTCCGGTGAGGCTGCGGACGTGTTCTGGGACGGGAATGAGGAGCGCATCTGGCGCCGCCCGCGCATCGCGACCCGTCACGTGCACGGCACCGGTTGCACGCTTTCCGCAGCTGTGGCCGCCGGCCTGGCGCGCGGAGCACCGCTCCCGTGTGCCGTGGACGCAGCCATCGACTTCGTCGCGCGCGCGATCGCCTCCGCGCCGGGACTGGGGGCGGGGGGCGGCCCCATCAACCACTTCGCCGGGCCGCGCACCGGCCGCGACTGA